One window from the genome of Salvia splendens isolate huo1 chromosome 9, SspV2, whole genome shotgun sequence encodes:
- the LOC121749729 gene encoding E3 ubiquitin-protein ligase RGLG2-like, which yields MGNKNSSEGSWPPASTTQSSSSSGWQHDYSQASVSQYAQNYPKPNQPSTTGSSSSAGWQNDGINTESSSSQYDDQNPPIAYPYQAPAPAGYPHNPPVAYPYQHPAAEGYPPVNQFNAPPQDHAPPPPVPAPYHMPTSQVHVPNKRFDKRYSRIADNYHSLEEVSEALAQAGLESSNLIIGIDFTKSNEWTGKNSYNGKSLHHIGGGLNPYEQAISIVGKTLAAFDDDNLIPCYGFGDASTHDQDIFSFYPNGRHCNGFEEVLRRYRELVPHLKLAGPTSFAPIIEMAMTVVEQKRGQFHVLVIIADGQVTRSVDTQHGQLSPQEQKTVQAIVEASKLPLSVVLVGVGDGPWDTMKEFDDYIPAREFDNFQFVNFMEIMAKNTQQTRKETEFALAALMEIPTQYKATIELNLLGGSKGNIPERFALPPPVYGTAAFGGNSTPSPTPADAYQYSSSSYYEYTAPAAIAPPAASSNYEHQICPICLSNPKDMVFGCGHQTCCRCGQDLQLCPVCRSRIETRIKLY from the exons ATGGGAAATAAAAATTCGAGCGAGGGGAGTTGGCCGCCGGCTTCAACAACCCAGTCCAGTTCTTCTTCGGGATGGCAGCACGATTATTCTCAGGCATCGGTTTCGCAGTATGCACAAAATTATCCTAAGCCGAATCAACCTTCAACAACTGGTTCTAGTTCATCTGCAGGGTGGCAGAATGATGGCATAAACACTGAATCATCGAGTTCACAATATGATGATCAGAACCCTCCCATAGCGTATCCGTATCAAGCACCAGCACCAGCAGGATATCCTCATAACCCTCCTGTAGCGTATCCGTATCAGCATCCAGCAGCAGAAGGATATCCCCCTGTTAACCAGTTCAACGCTCCGCCCCAAGATCATGCGCCTCCACCACCTGTTCCCGCCCCTTACCATATGCCTACTTCTCAAGTACATGTACCAAACAAGAGGTTTGATAAGAGGTATTCAAGGATTGCTGACAACTATCACTCATTAGAGGAG GTTTCTGAAGCTCTTGCACAAGCTGGTCTTGAGTCTTCAAACCTAATTATTGGGATTGATTTTACAAAGAGCAATGAATGGACTG GCAAGAATTCATATAATGGTAAAAGCTTACATCACATTGGAGGTGGTCTGAATCCCTACGAACAAGCCATAAGCATTGTAGGGAAAACCTTGGCAGCTTTTGATGACGATAATTTGATCCCTTGTTATGGGTTTGGCGATG CATCAACTCATGATCAAGATATATTTAGTTTTTATCCTAATGGAAGGCATTGCAACGGATTTGAGGAAGTTCTGCGCCGTTACAGAGAACTTGTTCCACATCTGAAGCTGGCAG GCCCAACATCATTTGCACCAATAATCGAAATGGCTATGACTGTTGTTGAGCAGAAACGGGGCCAGTTCCATGTTTTAGTGATTATTGCAGATGGACAG GTCACCAGAAGTGTTGATACCCAACATGGTCAGCTGAGTCCGCAGGAGCAAAAGACTGTTCAAGCAATAGTCGAAGCTAG CAAGTTGCCTCTATCCGTTGTTTTGGTCGGGGTTGGAGATGGCCCCTGGGATACGATGAAGGAATTTGATGACTATATACCTGCAAGGGAGTTCGATAATTTCCAG TTTGTCAACTTCATGGAGATTATGGCTAAAAATACACAACAAACTCGGAAAGAAACAGAGTTTGCGCTTGCAGCATTGATGGAAATCCCTACTCAGTATAAAGCAACGATAGAGCTTAATCTGTTGGG TGGAAGCAAAGGGAACATTCCGGAGAGATTTGCACTTCCTCCTCCTGTCTATGGCACAGCAGCATTTGGCGGCAATTCAACGCCCTCACCCACGCCAGCAGATGCTTATCAGTACAGCTCTAGTTCATACTACGAGTACACTGCTCCTGCTGCTATAGCTCCTCCCGCTGCAAGTTCTAACTACGAACACCAG ATTTGTCCCATATGCCTTAGTAATCCGAAGGACATGGTTTTTGGTTGCGGTCATCAG ACGTGTTGCCGGTGTGGACAAGACCTTCAGCTATGCCCGGTATGCAGGAGTCGGATAGAGACAAGAATAAAGCTTTACTGA